A single region of the Dunckerocampus dactyliophorus isolate RoL2022-P2 chromosome 3, RoL_Ddac_1.1, whole genome shotgun sequence genome encodes:
- the clec3a gene encoding tetranectin-like protein isoform X2, which produces MARLGLPVFFVLCFSLVRSSSGRPPRIRKATEDDDVKGQLEKLWREVNSLKEMQALQTVCLRGIKVHRKCYLTIEEPKHYHEANEDCIAQGGTLATPRDAMENNELRDYAKRSSPGSKDFWIGVADIVKEGQYVDVNSQPVSYLNWDRSKKQPTGTKRESCVALSVAAQGKWYDEVCRSLKKYICEYIIP; this is translated from the exons ATGGCACGTCTGGGCCTCCCCGTCTTCTTCGTCCTGTGCTTCTCTCTGGTCCGGTCCAGCTCTGGACGCCCGCCTCGCATCAGGAAGGCAACTG AGGATGACGACGTGAAGGGGCAGCTTGAGAAGTTGTGGCGGGAGGTGAATTCACTGAAAGAGATGCAAGCCTTGCAGACAG TGTGCCTCCGTGGCATCAAAGTTCACAGGAAGTGTTATCTTACAATTGAGGAACCCAAGCACTACCATGAGGCAAATGAAGACTGCATTGCCCAGGGAGGTACCCTCGCAACGCCGCGAGATGCTATGGAGAACAATGAACTGCGAGACTACGCCAAGAGGAGTTCTCCAGGCTCCAAGGACTTCTGGATCGGTGTGGCCGACATAGTGAAAGAAGGCCAGTATGTTGACGTCAACAGCCAGCCCGTCAGCTACCTCAACTGGGATCGCTCCAAGAAGCAGCCCACAGGAACCAAGAGGGAGAGCTGTGTCGCTCTTTCAGTGGCTGCGCAGGGGAAGTGGTACGACGAGGTGTGTCGCAGcttgaaaaagtacatttgtgagTATATTATTCCCTAA
- the clec3a gene encoding tetranectin-like protein isoform X1, translating to MARLGLPVFFVLCFSLVRSSSGRPPRIRKATVAEDDDVKGQLEKLWREVNSLKEMQALQTVCLRGIKVHRKCYLTIEEPKHYHEANEDCIAQGGTLATPRDAMENNELRDYAKRSSPGSKDFWIGVADIVKEGQYVDVNSQPVSYLNWDRSKKQPTGTKRESCVALSVAAQGKWYDEVCRSLKKYICEYIIP from the exons ATGGCACGTCTGGGCCTCCCCGTCTTCTTCGTCCTGTGCTTCTCTCTGGTCCGGTCCAGCTCTGGACGCCCGCCTCGCATCAGGAAGGCAACTG TTGCAGAGGATGACGACGTGAAGGGGCAGCTTGAGAAGTTGTGGCGGGAGGTGAATTCACTGAAAGAGATGCAAGCCTTGCAGACAG TGTGCCTCCGTGGCATCAAAGTTCACAGGAAGTGTTATCTTACAATTGAGGAACCCAAGCACTACCATGAGGCAAATGAAGACTGCATTGCCCAGGGAGGTACCCTCGCAACGCCGCGAGATGCTATGGAGAACAATGAACTGCGAGACTACGCCAAGAGGAGTTCTCCAGGCTCCAAGGACTTCTGGATCGGTGTGGCCGACATAGTGAAAGAAGGCCAGTATGTTGACGTCAACAGCCAGCCCGTCAGCTACCTCAACTGGGATCGCTCCAAGAAGCAGCCCACAGGAACCAAGAGGGAGAGCTGTGTCGCTCTTTCAGTGGCTGCGCAGGGGAAGTGGTACGACGAGGTGTGTCGCAGcttgaaaaagtacatttgtgagTATATTATTCCCTAA